The DNA segment CTGCCACAGCTGAAGGAGTCTGGGAATTATGGAGTTGAGCCCTTACTCTCTGGCCTTCAGGAGCTGCAGATGTCTGCCTGGTATCCCCATACCCGGAAGGAAGGATACATCCTGCACGATGCGCTGCGTGGCTGTGTTGGGCGACTGCGAGTCTTTGAGCAGCTGCAGGACCTGCTGCAGGCCCTGTTCGTCTGGCTGCCAGTCCATGGCGCAAGGCGAACTGCGGGGGTAGGGACCAGGATCAGCGCTGGATCCCGAGGGCTCTGTGTGAGTCCCGGGCTGTCTCCGCGGAGGTGGTGGTGGCCGCGACAGGACGGGAGCGTCCTCGGCGGACAGGTGGAGGCCGCCGATCCACGCCCGCCCAAGTGCGGGGTCCCCGCCAGCTGCGCCATCCACGGCCGCGCAGTCGAGGGCTCGGGAGCGCGGGCGGGGGTATGTGGAAGCGGGCCATGCAAGGCGGCGGTGGGGCCCAGCGGATCCTCATCACACCCAACGATGGGGCTGGGCTTTCGTCCCATCGCGGCCCATCGGGCCGCCCCTGGCTGTAAGCCCTAAGGCTTCCACTTCCCTCGAAGCCGCTAGGGGAGGACCCAGCCACCTCCTCATCCAGGGGCCCTGCCCCACAACGCGATAGCGCCCCAGCCCCCGTTGTCTCTCCCGTGCCGGCACACTGTTCAGCGATTCCCCTTAATCAGACCCAAAACAGTTTTCAGACAGGTCCCGGATGCTTCTCTGAATGAGAGCCAGCCAAGTCGCCTACCCGACTACAGAAGCCCTCTGGACGGGTCTCTGTTGCTTCCCCAATCAGATCTGACTAAGCCTTCCGCTATACCGCTCCAACCCCCTACCGTAAGTCCTGCTGACCGATCACCGCTGCTTCCCCGAATCAAGTCGGTACAAGACCCCCACCACCTGGAGCTGGAAATCCCCTTCGTCCGATCCCTACAGCTCCCCCTATCAGACCTGGCCTAACACCCTCCCGGGGCATTTCCTCCAACAAATCCCAGCGACTCCTCGCAGCCACACCGAGCAAGCCTTCTAGGCCTAAGTCTGACGCCCCTCCCTATCAAGGCCCAACAAGCCCCTCTCCCAACTTTTCAGTGCGGCCTCCCCCAATCAGACCCAACCTAACCCCATCGAAAcagccccccacacacacccgaTCCACAACGACGTCCCCCAATCAGGCCCTAAGCAGTCCCCAGACGCTTCCCCCAATCAGAGCCCCTCCAGCCCGACCCCAGCCGCTCCACTGGCCGGATTTTCAAGGCACGGGGACCAGGCCCAGCTCCGAGGCCCCACCCCCTAAGCCCGGCTCggttcccccctcccccgccccggcccATTCTCGCCGCCTCGCCAATCGGGCCCAACCGGGTTCTCGGCCTTTCTCGGTCAGGCGCGGCCCCGACGCTCGGGCCGCGCACGGCGCAGGTCCGGAGCCCTGCGGAGGTCGACGCAAGCCGGGGCCGAGCCGGTCGGGGTCCGGGTGAGGCCCACTTACCAGGCCTCGGGCGGCAGCAGAGGGGCCTTTAGCTGCGGCTTCTCCTGAGACTCGCGCGAAAGGAGGGAGCCAAAGAgagggaattgaaaaaaaaaaacgcgGCCGTATATGAACCGCGGCGGCTTCCGTACGCCGTTCAAACTGGCCTAGAAGAGCCAATGGGGAGAAGCAGCCGTCGCACGTGGTCTGGCACCAGGGAGACCCAGGCCCAGCCGTGGCTGGGTCACGTGACGAAGAGTTGGCGGCTCTCTTGGCCTCTCTAGCCAGCTGGTCCTCCTACCGTCTCGTTTTCTCTGCCTGTCTCACGCCGGCCTGACAGCTCTTTGCTTGGAACCAGGAGTTCAGCAGCGCGTGGGGACTTTTTGGTGTATGGTAGACCAAGGAACTGCTCGGCCAGAGCCACCTGCGCTTTTGTCACCCCCCTTTTCTAAGAATTGAACTGTGCCCCCCCTCCATCACCTTCCCATTCAGAGGGTACTTGGGAGTGCAGTATGGGCGCGCAAGAGCGGAGGGGACTGAGCTTGGGGTGGATTTTATAcctcaaaagacaaagaaaggaaagccAGACAAAGGGAGTGCCTGAGACGGGCTGGGTTCCTAAAGAAGCCTCTGCCacattttgcattatttattttccagtactgtttggcaatttttaaaacgatattttaaaaagccacGAGGATATAAATTTTTAAACGAAAGGAACTAGTAAAATAAACGCCAGAGCAAAAAGCCCAACTTCTTTTTCTACTTGAAGCTGAATAAGGTTTAACAGCTCAGGAAATTTAGGTAAGggcaagaaaatgaagaaagacatCTTCGTGATTCTTGCGCCTTCTGAGGACAAAGTAGGGCACCTCTTTTCTTAAGAGCAGAGTAGAACAGGGAGGAGCTGGAGCATCCCGGTTCCCCCGCCCCCTACGTCTTGGCTCTACAGACGAAAATGTGGGCGAACTCCTGCCACTCGGAGCTTAAATTTCCCCAGTCGTCGAATGGGTATAATAGTTCACTGGATTACAGATAATCCAAGTTAAGTATTACCAGACCTGCAGTAAACTGTTCTTCAAAAACCTAGCTTTTACTCCGCGAGGCTTAAGGCCGTCCTTTTACTATATTCGGCCCCTCCCTAaaccaatatttactgaataaattagGGCTCTAATCCCAAAAGAcaacccagccctgccctggggggcATTTTGGCCTCGGGAGAGGCACAGGTCAATTCTTGCgcctgcctggaggagggtgACAGCTTTTTCAATACACTTGCTCTTGGCAAAGTCAGTCCCAGCTCCGTTCACAGGTACCTAAGGCCTCTCCTGCCGAACACTGGGGCCGCCAGGGATTGGGAAGGGTCAACTGGAGCGAAACTCCACTCCAAGACTCGGGATCCCACCCCAGCCGGCTCCGCTGGACAGAAACCCGCTTTGAAACAGACATGTGCTGAAGGCCACCGCCTACGCATGCGCAATGGGCTTTCCTCGCGCGCCCTGGGGGCCTAGAACTACACCTCCCATCCTGCCGCGCGCCCGCATCGGCTCGCTTACTGACTCTGGCTGAGTCTCAAATCTGGGGGGTCTGGAGACCTCTGGAGTCGGGTGTtgagcagaaggaagaatgagGTTGGGAGCTGGGACTGGATTTGGACCTTTTGAGAGAGGGTGCGAAGAGTAGGAGTTTTCTGCTCAGGGTTGCGGGATTGCCTCAGATAAAGGGTCAGGTAGGGAGCGAATTAgagatgcaggagagaatttGTTTCTGTTCACTCCCTCCTTTTAATGTGTCAAGTTTCCAGAGGCCCTGCGAAAGCCTTGAGACAGAGGAGTCGGGACAGAATAATGTGACCTCTGCTGCCTGTATGGTCCACAATATTGGTCCTCGTGGTCTTTCTTCTCCCCAGATGATGAATTTCAGTACTGAATCGAAAAtcgaaagaaaaaaaatttccccttatGTCTTAAACACCTACTGCCTGTCACTTTACAAACAgtattctcacaacagccctgtgcaCGGCAAACTTACTTCAACTCAACTAGAAGCGCccagtgcaaaaaaaaagaaactcaaggaGCTCATGCCCAACCGTGAATCTGAGATGGGAGACAAACATCTCAGTTTACAACAGCCTCCCTGCCTAAGCATCTCATCATATTGCATCCACGTTTCAAGGTATTTCTCAAACACCACCCCCAAACAGAAGCCAGTTGCTTCACCCAGAGAAGCAATAACAGCTGTTTAAAATGTCAGGATTAACACTGACCATGTGAACATTGCCCTTACTTCAGAACTTACTCTAGAGATGTTTCAGtattttgtctctattttatagatgaagaatctGAACCACAGAACGGTTGAATGACTTAGCCAAGATCACACTGCTAACGTACCAGAATAGTTTGAAGCCAGGGCTGTGTGACTCACCAAAACCTGAACTTGATTCTTCTCCCCCTTCAGACTTTCCCCAGGTCAGGGCAGGTGAGTTCGGTGAAGGGAGGTGCTGGGATTCCAtcagctcctcctgcctcctgacaCTCCAGGATAGAGGCTGAGCTGCTGCAGGGGTGACCTACTTCCTTCTCccacttacatttctttttaaagatccaGCGGCTGTCAGTGGctttgagggaggaggaggtagaTGTGGCTCCATTGGCTTCCtatgtccccctcccccacactacATCCTCAAAGCTAAAGTCACACCTGGGCCAGCTCAGCATCCTGAAAGTAGACCTTCAAGCTGATGTGGAAAACAAACCAGATATCCTGTGTGTTAGCAGGAAGTGAGGGGTGCAGTCTCCTGTTCCAAAGCCTGTTTGCCCACTCTTCAAGCCAGGCATGGTTTCAGCTCTAGCTCTTTGCACCTGCTGCTCTTTCAGCCTGGAATACTCTTCCAAGGACCATCTTCACTGCCTGCCCCACCTCCTTTAGGACTTGGAAAAAGTGTCACCTTATCAGGGAGGCCATCCCTGACCAACTTAAAATTGCAGTCTCTCCCACTCTCATCCCAGTCCCCCTTTCATACTTTTTTCCCCATAGAATGTATAGCCATGTGTTGTTGTGGTTTGTTTCTTGTATTTCCTCCCAACCAGAATGTTAGCTCCACTACTAGGACAGGGAGTTTTGTCTGTTCTGATGCTCTGTATTTGGaatgccccaccccccacaggCTGAATCTGGCAGTGTGAGGCTAGGCAGGTGCTGCCTCAGCCTCTTCCCTCTTGCCTCCACAAGTCCCAGGCAGGTGGTGACCACCATGGTCCTGAGTCATGATGCTCCCCTGATGGAAGGGGGATgggagcctggccctggggtgggcaggggtgcCAAGCTGCTCAGCATTGGTGCTtaggaaggtggggtggggggagtgccTAGATGTTGCTCCAGGTCTAATATGTTTGAGAAGGGGTCAGGAGGCAAGGGCATCTTAAAACATTTGTGGGCTCCATGGAGAGCAGGCAGCCAGGCAACCTTCAGCTCCACCAGGATGAGCAATGAGGCCAGAAACGCACAGAAGTACAAGGAGCACTAGAGGGGTACTAGGGCCATCAGGCTTTCTTCAGGACACCCTGTCCCCTGATATGTCAACTGTCACGTTCTGCAAGGTGGGACAAACTAGCCCCTTGGCAGTCTTTCTCCTGCTCATATATACAACTGGGCGGGGCCAACCCTAGCTTTCCTGGAAGGACTACAAGTAGGTGGCAGGAAGGACAGAAAAGCCCTACTGGAATCCAGATCTTAGCCTGCCTCACTTCCTCCACTGCCAACACCCCATCACCTCCCCTTGCCCGATCATGGCCCAATCTCCTCCATCACCCAGGTTCTGCCCAGACCCCTTCAGCCAGAGGGATCCAGCTAAGATATAAAACATATTATGTGGCTCCTTAGCTCCAAACTTCCCAAAGGGTTCTTCTCCCTTACAAATAAATTCCCAAGTTCTCACCTGAACACACAAGGTTCTGCCTATAATCCACCTACACTCCTCACTCAGCCAGCTCCAGTCACAGGGGCCTCCTCACAGCTCCCCATGAGGGTCAGGCACTGTCCCTGTCTTCACCTGGCTATTCACTACACAGGCTGgcttcctcacctccctcaggACCCTGATTAGATATCAACTAAACTAGACCCCTCCCTGCAGCCTTTATCCTGTGCTTCTTCACAATCACCTCACAAAATGGCTTCCCCTttttgtctgtgtctgtttccttctaCAAGGCCAGGGAGCATGCATGGTCTGTTCTGTTCACTGCAGTGGCTACAGGGCCCAGAAAAGCCTAGACACGCAGTACGTGCTCAGTAAGTGTCTTCTGAAGAAACACACTGACAGCTTTGGCCCAGCCCCAATGGGATTGCGGAGACACTGAACAAAAACACCCAACAGTGGGGGTGCACTCAGGGGTGGGTCTTGAGGAGAGTTCAGGCCTTCAGGAGGGGATGTGCCCCTGTTCTTCCCCACACCCCCGCATCCCTCCCTCACTGGGCCAGACCCAGGGTTTGGTAGATGCAGCACCAGCCAAGACGGAGGGCTTATGTTAGATAGCGCAAAGAAGGCAAACCAAGCACACAGCTCCGGCACTAAGTCAAGTTCTTTACTTCCCAGAAGTGATGGctaaagggagggagggggggccAGAAGAGGAAGACACAAAGAgccagagaaagggaggagatgGGCAGAGCAGGGACAGTAAACCACTGTTCTATGAAGTCTCAGGAGGCAAGTGCTCAAGGTAAAAAAGAGTCCTGGAGAATCATCCGCAGCTGCGGGAAGCATCTCGGTTTCCTTCTTGTGTGTAAGTCCTTGGGGGAGAAAGGCTGCCGCGCTGCCGCTGCATTAAATAGTTATTATGTACATCGCAGAGAGTCCCAGGCCgtgggcaggcaggggagggggtcaTTTCACCAGGGGCCGAGTTTTATCATCATCGCCGCACTGGTGGGCTTTGTACTTTTTCACCTCTGCCATGTACTTGGCCCATGCATCACCTTTACTTGTTAATACCTGTAGTGGGGAGGGGAGACACACAGTGGGTTGGGAAGGGGATGCCAGGGAGGCCAGGAACCAGGGTCAGGAATGTCCTGAGACAGCTGACCCACCCACAGTATCACCCCAAAGGTCTGAGTAAAGATATGCAGAGTCAAGTTATCTGGGGACTTTGTTGAACGCCCTCCTCACCCACCAAGTACACCCATACAAGGCCCAGATACTGAAGAGTGAGGGACAGGGAACCTCGGCCAGGCGCTGAGGCTGGAGGGAAAAGGCAATGTGGGCAGCCCCCCACACCCGGCCGGCTCACCTCATCCTCCGTCTTCTGCTTCTTGGCTACTATTCCCGTCTTGAGGGCTAGTTTGTTCCCGCCTCTGCGCTTGCCCACCTGGGTGAAGGGACAGAAGACTGCAACGGTTACAGGAGCCGGGCCCGCCCTTGGCGGCGCTGAGGCCCACTACACCTTCCTAGCCCGGCCTGGTGGCCCGTCCCGACGCCGCGCCCAGCTCCGCCAGCCGGCCGACCTGCGCAGCAATCAGAGAGGAGCACACGCGACTCTTAGCACCTGCCCTGGGCCCATGATGCCCAGGCAGTCCTGAGCCCCGGCGCTGCCCTCCCAGGGAGCGAGAAGAATCCCCACTTCGGTGGGGACGAGCTCTGTCCTCACTCCCCCCTAGTATGGACCACACAGGCAGCAAGAGCTtcctttattgagcacttactgtatgctaagccctgtgccaagtgctttgctttctcctttcactttcagTTACCTTATGATGAAGGAAGGTTACAACCCTCCCCGTTGTACAGGCGAGGTAACATCTTTGAGAAGAAGCCTGCACCCTGGATCACGCTGACAGCAAACAATGGAGCTGAATTCAGGGTCAGGTGTGTCTAAGCCACAGAGCAGAATTCTTAACCACCAAGCAACACTGTTCCCCTACACCTAACCTGGCCTCTTTGAGGGTGCTCTCGCTATGGGCCCtcaatgaacaaacaaaaaaggcagtGACAACGACTGCTGTTCCCACTCACAGAGGGGCACTCGGCCTCCATGCAGTTCTCATACTAGCCCAGGTCCTGCCACTTCCCCTTCCTCAAACAGAAGTCAAACCCTGAACTTTCATCCTGGTCCTCTATTTTCTCCTATAGACGAAAGGTTTCTTGTGCCCCAGGGACTGCAACAGGCTTTACAGACGTCCCGTCTCCACCCCAACCAGGCATTAAGTGACCTGCTAGGACTATTTGCACATTCATTtttgacacatgaagaaactcCACCCCCAGTCCGTTATTCTCAGGTCAAcactttttttctccacaccacAGGAACTTGCTCCCAACACCAGAGACAAAGCAAGCTCAGAGGTGACAATCAATATATGTGCCACTTCTTTAGCCTAGAATTTCTCAGTTTCATAGTAATGACATTCTCAACTGGGTCCTTTTCgttggggggaggcaggggagggttGTTCTGGGCATTGTAGGACGATGAGCAGCATCCCTGTCCTCTACTTATAAATGTCAgtagcaccccctcccccagttctgacaaccaaaaatgtctccagattttGCCAAATGTGGGGATAGGGTGGGGGGAATCGTCTCCTATTGAGAACAACTAGTTTAGCCCTTCCTATAAGACAGGCCTGGTGCTAATCACATCAGAAGATGCGATGATGTCTATTTTTGCAAGTAGGGAAAATGAGGTTAGGCCATCTCAGACGCTCCAGGAAAGCAGCGATGTCTGTCGTGTTCAACAAGGCATATCCattacctagcacagtgcccagcacaaggtaaagtgctcaataaatggacACTAGACGAATGAGACTCAGGGAAGTCAAGTAAATCTAGGGTCACAGAGTAAGCACCCCAAGTCTCTCATCCACACAGCTCAGACACACTCCAGACTTTAATTTGTCCCCCGTCCTCATAGTGGGAAATGATCCCAGCAACCAAAGTTCAAACAGGAATCCTTGCATCCTGGTTTCCCCACCCCTGGAGCGCTGTTTCAGTGGGATTCCCCCCAGCTCCTAGTTCTCCCAGACAGGCTCCGGGggttcccacctctgccccaagACCTCTCTTGTCGGGAATCCAGGTTCCACATCCTCAGCGGGTGACCCGTACGGCCCCCTCATCGGGGCCAGAGGGTGGACCTGGATCCCGATCCCCTTTCTCGAGCCCGATTCCCCCTGCCAAGGAATGCCTTGgcgcccgcccccacccccgcggCTCCTTACGAAGCTGAGCGTGGGGCCCGGGCCGCCCTTCCTCTTCGGATCCCCGGGacccgcggcggcggcggtggccgGCTGGTCGGGTCGCTGCGGGCCCGGGGGCGGCTCCtcctgccgctgccgctgctcCTCCTCCATCTTCCGCTTGAACAGCTCCAGGAAGCTGCCGTCGTTGGCAAACAAGTTTACGCCGCCCGACACCGGGCTCGAACCTGCGCCGGACACTTCATCATCCCCACTCTCAGGCGACGTCCCAGGCCCCGATTCAGCCCATcggctcccgccgccgccgccgcccgcgggGCCTGGCGCCTCCCGGCTCGGAGGCTCCGCCCGTCTCCCTCGGGCAGCCATTTTGTCGCCAGGTGCCGCGCAAAGGACTCCGGGAAGGCCGCTCCAGCCCCGCGCTTGGCTCCCGACTTGCCTCGTCCCGAGCAATGCATGCTGGGAAGACCCGTCTGGCCCTCAAGCGTCCGCAGTGGGGGCGGGGCTCGAGGGGCCGAGCGAATGAGGAGTAAAGCCTGACGTTGCGCGCAAGCTGGCAgacgccccgccccgcccagtcCCGCCGCGCCcggctccgccccgccccgcggaTTTTTATAACCCAGCCAGACACCTGCAAGCGTTACGCAGACATGGTCTCCACCGGAACGAGACTGTCGTCTGGCCCTGAGGCGGTAGCTGCCTCTCGAAGTGAGGTTCCCGCTTGGGACTGGGTGGGTATTAGCTTTTAAGGGATAGAATCCCCTTCTGGCCCCAGGGATAATCTCAGTAAGGGGAACGACTCTGTCTGAGGCTGTGGGTTCACCTGACACCTCGGAACCTAGGTCCTTAACTAAAGCTCAAGGGCATATCTCCCCTGGGCCCTTAGAATAAAAATGAGGGTGTCTCGGTTGGGTACCTGTCTCTGGGATGGAGCTTTCACTTGGGAATGAAGACACATCTGGATCTATGGAGCTGGGGTCCCCATCTGAAAATCAGGGTATTACTTTATGTACTAGAAGCCAGAGATATTTCTAGGCTGGAGTCCCCATCTAAAGTCCGCCAAGGGCCTGGGACCCAGCATGTATTCCTGCGCAGGGCAGAGGTTCAAACAGGGAGCTGGCTGAACTCGAGTCTCCCCTCTAACAGGGAGGAAAGTGGAAGGAGGTTTTCGGGAATAGAGCCTTTTCTACGACAAGGAGCGCAGTTACGTTTGTCCCTGCCATGACCTGCCCTGACCTGCCCTGCATGGGGGCTCAGGGCTCACTGGATAAGGATCTGCAGACCTGGCCCACACTGGAGTCGGTCTTCCTCTAACCCACTTACAGACCCAGGACCTGCCTGTCTCTAGCCAACTGATTGGTTCGCTTATGATTGGTTTGCGTCAGAGGCCTAGTGGCTCCCAGCCAATTGGATAACAGAAGAGACGGGCCTGGAGGCGGTGTAGGGACCCAATTTGGAGAATAGGGGGGAAAATGATGGACATGAAGTTGAGCCTATGTAGTCAGGTCAGGGTGGACCTCGGATCTAACTTCTTGGAAAGGGCATGGAACGGGTGTTTCGCCGGTTGCTAAGGGAAGATTGGCTGCTACCAGGACGTGAGAGTGATTGGTGAAAGTAAGAAAAGATGTAGCCAATGAAAGGAGTGCTGCGAGAGTTAGGGCCCAATCCGTGAAGGGGAGTAACCTGGGGCGTACCAATATGTTAATTAGGCAGGGGGagtctttgaaaaaataaagacaagaggCTGATAAGGTGAACCTTGGAATGGGAGGACATTGGAAATATAGCATCTAATAGGTCCTAAAAATTAGACCTTGAGAAAATTAATTCAAGCTTCTAGTCTTGATGGGTTTGTGATAGGAAATTTCCCCTGTAGGTGCTCTGCATGGTGCGCTCCGCTTGATCACGTGAGCCGGTTCCAAGATGGCGGCTGGGGTGGCTGGGTGGGGGGTTGAGGCAGAGGAGTTCGAGGATGCACCTGATGTGGAGCCGCTGGAGCCCACGCTTAGCAACATCATCGAG comes from the Camelus dromedarius isolate mCamDro1 chromosome 27, mCamDro1.pat, whole genome shotgun sequence genome and includes:
- the TRIR gene encoding telomerase RNA component interacting RNase; its protein translation is MAARGRRAEPPSREAPGPAGGGGGGSRWAESGPGTSPESGDDEVSGAGSSPVSGGVNLFANDGSFLELFKRKMEEEQRQRQEEPPPGPQRPDQPATAAAAGPGDPKRKGGPGPTLSFVGKRRGGNKLALKTGIVAKKQKTEDEVLTSKGDAWAKYMAEVKKYKAHQCGDDDKTRPLVK